Proteins co-encoded in one Christiangramia fulva genomic window:
- a CDS encoding ClpP family protease has translation MDFKKNKTGKIQDIIENKLLEKRKIYLWGEVSGKSAKHVIDRLEYLNLEGDDEIQLFINSPGGYVTDGFAIYDTIMSLDAPVSTICTGLAASMGSILLSAGKKGRRFIQPHAKVMIHQPSGGARGQASNIEIAANEILKTKHLSAKILAENCGQSVEKVLKDFNRDYWMDADESLDYGIVDGIYKREK, from the coding sequence ATGGATTTTAAAAAAAATAAGACTGGAAAGATTCAGGATATCATAGAGAATAAATTACTTGAAAAAAGAAAGATCTATCTTTGGGGAGAGGTAAGCGGGAAATCGGCCAAACATGTTATCGACCGCCTGGAATATCTTAACCTGGAAGGAGATGATGAAATTCAATTGTTCATTAATAGTCCGGGCGGCTACGTAACAGATGGTTTCGCTATTTATGATACTATAATGTCGCTGGATGCTCCCGTTTCAACTATTTGTACAGGACTCGCAGCCTCCATGGGATCAATTCTACTTTCAGCAGGAAAGAAAGGAAGAAGGTTTATTCAGCCACATGCCAAAGTCATGATCCACCAGCCCAGCGGTGGAGCCCGGGGACAGGCTTCAAATATTGAAATTGCCGCAAACGAAATTTTAAAAACAAAACACCTAAGCGCGAAAATTCTAGCTGAAAATTGCGGGCAAAGCGTGGAAAAAGTTTTAAAGGATTTCAACCGCGATTACTGGATGGATGCCGATGAATCTTTAGATTATGGTATCGTGGATGGGATTTACAAAAGAGAGAAATGA